In Gemmatimonadales bacterium, a single window of DNA contains:
- a CDS encoding UPF0182 family protein, with protein sequence MSRRGRRLTAALTGLVVLLFAGRWTAGILADRWWAAQVSPAAVGFLTDWYLLRAILDLAAVLLASAWFIGHLLAVYRAVGSVQVRRNVANLEFREALTPSALLTIAVASGGVLGVLVGSGTSRWVHEVALAWQGVHYGMADPLLQRDIGLYVAQLPVWRAAHGFAFLLLTLALGIVFALYLVVGAVRWIEGRPAINNHARIHLGWLLAGLALTLMWGYLLERYELVALGGVPAEAIWRATRNVTPILAGVALATAVLSVAWAVRARHALAAAGWIVLAGASLVGHLMVPAAIAGDAEPLADSASLDRLGRYAYGLEQLREVTVASRGEPVPPRVPSYWSQETLSRILAVDSMHLLSIDAAMLSVQGGPRPVWLAARTLGEGRLSLSAIADDRIGPAGEPLYYQSRDSVPRPSAGPLLELGEETFRPAAASFRVNGRDGPGVPATSWHRRILLAWALQAGRLLGPLPAGARIDWRLSPSARLECLAPYVTWGQPSARVIDGELVWLVDGYTSSATFPLSPRITWHDRSVGSLRAGFLGSVSALTGATHIFLRPASDPLAEAWAGISEGVVEPASSIPGPVLRAAPYPEDLFEAQAHELERPAWNLGAGSGRVPADSNQLPRAEIAWLPDAAGPQLVVSFERIAERRLTGLLVAGREEDGDALRLARIDSAAALPSRGTLETRWSRFPSYAALNDSIRDEGGRLDHGPLRFDLSPAGVVGYRMSFARRANGGPAVVWVSVAAPGERLGAGHTLAEAWSNLLGASVPAIAGAGPATRLDDARQLLLRADSALRGADWAEFGRAWEALRKTLGLPADSGGP encoded by the coding sequence GTGTCCCGGCGCGGTCGGCGGCTCACCGCCGCGCTCACCGGACTCGTCGTCCTGCTGTTCGCGGGCCGCTGGACGGCCGGCATTCTCGCCGACCGGTGGTGGGCCGCGCAGGTGTCGCCCGCCGCCGTCGGGTTTCTCACCGATTGGTATCTCCTCCGGGCTATTCTCGACCTCGCCGCCGTCCTGCTAGCCTCGGCCTGGTTCATCGGGCACCTCCTGGCAGTCTACCGCGCGGTCGGCTCGGTACAGGTGCGCCGCAATGTCGCCAACCTCGAGTTCCGGGAAGCGCTCACCCCCAGCGCGCTGCTCACCATCGCAGTCGCGAGCGGTGGCGTCCTGGGGGTCCTGGTCGGCTCGGGCACCTCGCGGTGGGTGCACGAGGTGGCGCTCGCCTGGCAGGGCGTTCACTACGGGATGGCGGACCCGCTGCTGCAGCGGGACATCGGATTGTACGTGGCGCAGCTCCCGGTGTGGCGGGCGGCGCACGGCTTCGCCTTCCTGCTGCTCACGCTCGCGCTGGGCATCGTGTTCGCGCTGTATCTGGTGGTCGGAGCGGTCCGCTGGATCGAAGGCCGCCCCGCCATCAACAATCACGCGCGCATTCACCTCGGCTGGCTCCTGGCCGGACTCGCGCTGACCCTCATGTGGGGCTATCTGCTCGAGCGTTACGAGCTGGTGGCGCTGGGCGGAGTGCCCGCGGAGGCCATCTGGCGCGCCACCAGAAACGTGACGCCCATCCTGGCGGGCGTCGCGCTTGCTACCGCTGTGCTCTCCGTCGCCTGGGCGGTCCGCGCGCGCCACGCGCTGGCCGCCGCCGGATGGATCGTCCTCGCGGGGGCCTCGCTGGTGGGCCATCTGATGGTGCCGGCGGCCATCGCCGGCGACGCCGAGCCGCTGGCCGACTCGGCGAGCCTCGATCGGCTGGGCCGCTACGCATACGGGCTCGAGCAGTTGCGGGAGGTGACGGTGGCGTCGCGGGGGGAGCCGGTGCCGCCCCGCGTGCCGTCGTACTGGAGCCAGGAGACGCTTTCGCGAATCCTCGCTGTCGACTCGATGCACCTGCTGTCGATCGATGCCGCGATGCTCAGCGTGCAGGGCGGACCTCGTCCGGTGTGGCTCGCGGCGCGCACCCTCGGCGAGGGCCGGCTCTCACTGTCGGCGATCGCGGACGATCGCATCGGGCCCGCCGGCGAGCCACTCTACTACCAGTCGCGCGACTCGGTGCCGCGGCCCTCGGCGGGACCGCTGCTCGAGCTGGGGGAGGAGACGTTCAGGCCGGCCGCCGCGTCGTTCCGGGTGAACGGGCGCGACGGTCCGGGCGTGCCGGCCACCAGCTGGCACCGGCGCATCCTGCTGGCCTGGGCACTGCAGGCCGGGCGACTGCTGGGGCCGCTCCCGGCCGGCGCGCGGATCGATTGGCGGCTGTCCCCCAGCGCCCGGCTCGAATGCCTCGCTCCGTATGTGACGTGGGGCCAGCCGTCGGCTCGGGTAATCGACGGCGAGCTGGTCTGGCTGGTGGACGGCTACACTTCCAGCGCCACCTTTCCCCTCTCGCCCCGGATCACCTGGCATGATCGTTCCGTGGGTAGTCTCCGCGCGGGCTTTCTGGGAAGCGTGTCGGCGCTCACCGGAGCGACCCACATCTTTCTTCGTCCGGCGAGCGACCCGCTGGCGGAGGCCTGGGCGGGCATCTCGGAGGGTGTGGTCGAACCGGCGTCATCCATCCCCGGACCGGTGCTCCGTGCCGCGCCGTATCCGGAGGACCTCTTTGAGGCGCAGGCTCACGAGCTGGAGCGCCCCGCGTGGAATCTGGGAGCAGGCAGCGGACGAGTGCCCGCCGACAGCAACCAGCTCCCCCGCGCGGAGATCGCCTGGCTGCCGGATGCCGCGGGCCCGCAGCTCGTCGTCTCGTTCGAGCGGATCGCGGAGCGCCGCCTCACTGGTCTGCTGGTCGCGGGCCGGGAGGAAGACGGCGACGCGCTTCGACTGGCGCGCATCGATTCGGCCGCGGCGCTTCCGTCCCGAGGCACGCTGGAGACGCGCTGGTCGCGCTTCCCCAGTTACGCGGCCCTCAACGACTCGATCCGGGACGAGGGCGGCCGGCTCGATCACGGACCGCTGCGCTTCGATCTGAGCCCCGCCGGTGTGGTCGGCTACCGGATGAGCTTCGCCCGGCGCGCCAACGGAGGCCCGGCGGTCGTGTGGGTGAGCGTGGCCGCGCCGGGTGAGCGTCTGGGTGCCGGCCACACACTGGCGGAAGCGTGGAGCAATCTGCTGGGCGCCTCGGTGCCCGCGATCGCGGGTGCCGGTCCGGCCACCCGTCTGGACGACGCGCGGCAGCTCCTGCTCCGCGCCGATTCCGCGCTCCGCGGCGCGGACTGGGCGGAGTTCGGCCGGGCCTGGGAGGCGCTGCGAAAGACGCTCGGACTGCCCGCGGATTCCGGGGGACCGTGA